Proteins encoded together in one Benincasa hispida cultivar B227 chromosome 1, ASM972705v1, whole genome shotgun sequence window:
- the LOC120091782 gene encoding 50S ribosomal protein L7/L12: MKLTVVARSLQVRSTFAKIIGLSQVRFFQSDFALRDPNAKPKRYKYPPFYDPYGPRPPPSDKIIELAERIAALPAEDRCQIGPTLRERLKHPKLQPISVDGLDMGSEGGAGAGSSKVEEKKEKTAFDVKLEKFDAASKIKVIKEVRSFTNLGLKEAKDLVEKVPAILKQGVTKEEANDIIEKIKAAGGVAVME; this comes from the coding sequence ATGAAGCTGACTGTAGTTGCACGATCCCTTCAAGTCCGTTCCACATTTGCTAAAATAATTGGGTTGTCACAGGTCCGTTTCTTTCAGTCTGATTTTGCTCTCAGAGACCCAAATGCCAAGCCAAAAAGATACAAGTATCCACCATTTTATGATCCATATGGCCCTAGGCCCCCACCCTCTGATAAAATCATTGAGCTTGCTGAAAGAATTGCAGCACTGCCTGCGGAAGACCGTTGCCAGATCGGTCCCACACTCAGGGAAAGACTTAAACATCCTAAGCTGCAGCCAATTTCAGTGGATGGCTTGGACATGGGTTCCGAAGGAGGGGCAGGGGCAGGATCTTCCAAGGTGgaggagaaaaaggaaaaaactgcTTTCGATGTGAAGCTAGAGAAATTTGATGCTGCTTCAAAAATTAAGGTGATTAAAGAAGTAAGGTCTTTCACTAATCTGGGTCTGAAGGAGGCAAAAGACTTGGTAGAAAAAGTACCTGCAATTCTTAAGCAAGGGGTGACCAAAGAGGAAGCAAACGACATCATCGAAAAAATCAAAGCTGCTGGAGGAGTTGCTGTGATGGAGTAA